Below is a window of Candidatus Zixiibacteriota bacterium DNA.
AGATTGACCGGAGCAAAGTTGAGGATCGCCTTGATTCCAGCCGAAACGATATCATCGACAATAAATTGCGCCGCAGAGGCCGGAACCGCTAAAATGACGACCTCAACACCAGTCTCACGAAGCTCCTGTATGAGATTTTTGGTGTCAGAAACAACAAGCCCCTTGTGGTTTGAGCCGATTTTCCGCTGGTCATTATCGAAAACCTTCACAATCTGGAATCCCTGCTTGCTGAACTCTTTGTATGAAACAAGGGCCGAGCCTATGTTGCCTACTCCTATGAGAGCAACTTTCCAATTTCGGTCAACTCCTAAAATGGTCGCGATTTTGGCTTTGAGTTCACCGACCGGATAGCCGAGTCCACGGGTGCCAAAGGAGCCGAAGAACGACAGGTCTTTGCGGACTTGGGCTGGGGTCAGCTTTTCACGTTTTGCCAGCTCTTTGGATGAAATAGTGGCATGGCTTTCCTTTTCGAGAGCCGAAAGCGTTCGGAAATAGAGAGAAAGGCGATGAATTGTCGATTCGGAGATACGCTTCTTTGTCATCAGGTCGGTTCCTTACATAGCCAATAGTAAACCTGCATTACTTGGAATATATCACCCGATATGTGAAAAGGTTCACAAAAAAGTATAGCCGGGATGCGAAAATCTGTCAAGGGAAATAATCGGGATTAAGAGAACCCTCCACGGCGGGCAGGCCGGTACCCAGCTTTGATATTCGTGCGGGACGTCCCGGTCGCGCACAGTGTGGCCATCAGGTCACCCGCCGTGGGCTGACTTCGGAAGCCTCAGCACTCACTCCTCGCTTTTCACTCGAAGTGACCAAGACCCGACGGAATAGAAAAGAAGACAGTCAGGCGGGGGCGCCTGACTGCACTTCTGTAAATCTAGTGCTGCCAGAGATTTTCGAATCCGCCAATGGAGGACGGCGTGTACGAAGAATTAAGAAGTGCAGTCAGCCTTCTATTTTGTCATTCCAGTGAAAACTGGAATCCATCTTCGTCCGTGCTGTCTGGCGCCCCCGCCTGACAGT
It encodes the following:
- a CDS encoding redox-sensing transcriptional repressor Rex, which produces MTKKRISESTIHRLSLYFRTLSALEKESHATISSKELAKREKLTPAQVRKDLSFFGSFGTRGLGYPVGELKAKIATILGVDRNWKVALIGVGNIGSALVSYKEFSKQGFQIVKVFDNDQRKIGSNHKGLVVSDTKNLIQELRETGVEVVILAVPASAAQFIVDDIVSAGIKAILNFAPVNLKVPEDVYIRNENMSMELEYLSFAIVNNYSQKRIK